Proteins encoded within one genomic window of Castellaniella sp.:
- a CDS encoding response regulator: MNILVVEDEIKLAEILRTYLEAAGYTVRCLDNGLDVMPVVRAWVPQLVLLDLMLPGRDGLDVCRDIRAQTAIPVIMVTARTDEIDRLLGLELGADDYICKPYSPREVVARVRAVLRRLQVPQMVSDQPGATAGLVVQPETWQASLDGKALELTPVEFRLLALLASQPGRIFSRDQVLNGLYDDHRVVTDRTVDSHIKNLRRKFADIRPDQDLIRSVYGVGYRLDCGAATP, from the coding sequence ATGAATATCTTGGTGGTCGAAGACGAAATCAAATTGGCAGAGATTCTGCGCACCTATCTGGAAGCTGCCGGATATACGGTGCGCTGCCTGGATAATGGCCTGGATGTCATGCCGGTGGTGCGCGCCTGGGTGCCGCAGCTGGTGCTGCTGGATCTGATGCTGCCAGGGCGTGATGGTCTGGATGTGTGCCGTGATATTCGGGCGCAGACGGCGATTCCCGTCATCATGGTCACCGCCCGCACCGACGAGATCGACCGCCTGCTGGGCTTGGAGCTAGGAGCGGACGATTACATCTGCAAGCCTTATAGTCCGCGCGAAGTCGTGGCTCGGGTCAGGGCTGTCTTGCGGCGTCTGCAGGTGCCGCAGATGGTGTCGGATCAGCCAGGGGCGACAGCGGGTCTGGTGGTGCAGCCCGAGACCTGGCAGGCCAGTCTGGATGGCAAGGCCCTGGAGCTCACTCCGGTAGAGTTTCGGCTGCTGGCCTTGCTGGCCAGCCAGCCAGGCCGGATATTCAGCCGTGACCAGGTACTCAATGGACTGTATGATGACCATCGGGTGGTAACAGATCGTACGGTGGACAGCCATATCAAGAACCTGCGCCGCAAGTTCGCGGATATCCGGCCAGATCAGGATTTGATTCGTTCAGTGTATGGGGTGGGGTATCGGCTGGATTGCGGGGCCGCTACGCCGTAG
- a CDS encoding C40 family peptidase, translated as MRVLGALTISLLLSACAGPSGGPRHSAITGPQIDPAHRTEVVMTALSLLETQYRYGGSRPVQGFDCSGLVQYVFDAATETALPHNTAQIAGLSRPVARSRLQPGDLVFFNTLGKPNSHMGIYLGDGRFINAPSTGGQVRVDTLDNPYYQRHFQSVGTLFGS; from the coding sequence ATGCGGGTTTTGGGTGCACTGACGATCAGCCTGCTGTTGTCGGCCTGCGCAGGCCCCAGCGGCGGTCCAAGACATTCAGCGATCACGGGCCCGCAGATTGATCCTGCGCATCGTACCGAGGTCGTCATGACGGCTTTGAGCCTATTGGAAACCCAGTACCGTTATGGCGGTTCACGCCCGGTACAGGGCTTTGATTGCAGCGGCCTGGTGCAATATGTGTTTGATGCGGCCACTGAAACCGCCTTGCCCCATAACACGGCCCAGATTGCGGGGCTTAGCCGTCCGGTGGCGCGCAGCCGCTTGCAGCCGGGGGATCTGGTGTTTTTCAATACCCTGGGCAAACCCAATTCTCACATGGGGATTTATTTGGGGGATGGGCGCTTTATCAATGCGCCCTCCACGGGTGGGCAGGTGCGGGTGGATACCCTGGACAATCCCTATTATCAGCGGCATTTCCAGTCGGTCGGGACTTTGTTTGGCAGCTGA
- a CDS encoding Spy/CpxP family protein refolding chaperone — MTIKPTRALSVLALAAAFAAAPLAASAAPSSTSDGQRYHQSADHHSGQKHMHQHGDRGQRGDRWLRGLDLSQAQKDQIFQIRHDQEKAVYDQKQALNAAATTLRELSRTQPFDQAKAKQAAEALGQAKGQLALLQAQTMAEVHAVLTPEQQKKLTERQAKKSGEKNSAKS; from the coding sequence ATGACCATCAAACCGACTCGCGCCCTTTCCGTCCTGGCCCTGGCCGCTGCCTTTGCCGCTGCCCCTCTGGCGGCCTCGGCTGCCCCAAGCAGCACCAGCGATGGCCAGCGCTACCACCAAAGCGCCGATCATCATAGCGGCCAGAAACACATGCACCAGCACGGCGATCGCGGTCAGCGCGGTGACCGCTGGCTGCGGGGCCTGGACCTGAGCCAAGCCCAAAAAGACCAAATTTTCCAGATCCGCCACGACCAGGAGAAAGCCGTCTACGATCAGAAGCAGGCCCTGAACGCCGCTGCCACCACCTTGCGCGAGCTCAGTCGCACGCAACCTTTTGACCAAGCCAAAGCCAAGCAGGCCGCCGAAGCCCTGGGCCAGGCCAAAGGTCAACTGGCTCTGTTGCAAGCCCAGACCATGGCTGAAGTCCACGCGGTACTGACCCCCGAGCAACAGAAAAAACTGACTGAACGCCAGGCTAAAAAATCGGGGGAAAAAAACAGCGCTAAGTCCTGA
- a CDS encoding YggS family pyridoxal phosphate-dependent enzyme, which yields MSAVPPIRPAYQTASSQAEIQANLADIQHRVGAACQRAGRDPASVRLMPVSKTVDESRIRMAYAAGCRLLGENKVQEAYSKWEAMSDLADLHWAVIGHLQTNKAKFVARFAQEFQALDNLRVAEALDRRLQEEGRSLDVFVQVNTSQEDSKFGLAPDQVLDFARALPAFSALRVRGLMTLALFSSDENHVRPCFVLLRSLRDQLRQDAPQGEAFAELSMGMSGDFEWAIEEGATTVRVGQAIFGSRTLPDSYYWPEGKPA from the coding sequence ATGAGTGCTGTTCCCCCGATTCGTCCCGCCTACCAGACTGCGTCTTCTCAGGCTGAAATACAGGCTAACCTGGCCGATATCCAACATCGGGTGGGTGCCGCCTGCCAGCGCGCCGGGCGCGACCCGGCCAGCGTGCGCTTGATGCCTGTCAGCAAAACCGTCGACGAGTCCCGCATCCGCATGGCCTATGCGGCTGGCTGCCGCCTACTGGGTGAAAACAAAGTCCAGGAGGCCTACAGCAAATGGGAGGCCATGTCGGATCTGGCCGATCTGCACTGGGCCGTCATCGGCCACCTGCAGACCAACAAGGCCAAATTCGTGGCGCGTTTCGCCCAGGAATTTCAGGCGCTGGACAATCTGCGCGTGGCCGAGGCCCTGGATCGCCGCCTCCAGGAAGAAGGCCGCAGCCTGGACGTATTCGTTCAGGTCAACACATCCCAGGAAGACAGCAAATTCGGGCTGGCGCCCGACCAGGTGCTGGATTTTGCGCGTGCCCTGCCTGCATTCAGTGCCTTGCGAGTGCGCGGCCTGATGACCTTGGCCCTGTTCTCGTCGGATGAAAACCACGTGCGCCCGTGCTTTGTGCTGCTGCGCAGCCTACGCGACCAGTTGCGTCAGGACGCGCCCCAGGGCGAGGCTTTTGCCGAGCTGTCCATGGGCATGTCAGGGGATTTCGAGTGGGCCATCGAAGAAGGCGCCACCACCGTGCGCGTGGGTCAGGCCATCTTCGGCTCACGCACCTTGCCCGACAGCTATTACTGGCCCGAGGGCAAACCAGCCTAG
- the recC gene encoding exodeoxyribonuclease V subunit gamma, whose product MQQDASELTPGLVLVHGNRAEQLRDVLVTWMRHSPLAPLENECLLVQSNGIAQWLRLALAQNDCGGIAAALDFLLPSRFMWQAYRSVLGPDAVPEDSPLDKDALIWRLMRLLPTLVGRPEYEVLQRFLANDDGARKRYQLAARLADLFDQYQVYRADWLQAWSEGRICLPDARGVAQEIPPTQAWQAHLWQALLDDLQTDMDPEVVQAGRVVGRAAIHEAFMARVMTDESAPRPQGLPRRILVFGVSAMPRQTLEALAGLSRWVQVLVCVHNPCAHYWADIQGDRDVLRAQFRRQARRPGMPDMLDEAALHQQTHPLLASWGRQGRDYISLLDEFDDPAQRSRWSPVFAALHQRIDAFEALAGTTLLEQLQEDIRDLRPVAETRALWPAVDPVQDDSLRFQVAHSAQREVEVLQDQLLAAFQADPTLQPRDVIVMVPDIEAYAPYIQAVFGLYGRKDWRHIPYALADRSTRHADPLVVVLEQLLTLPQHRLGINEVLEWLALPALRQRFDIAAEDLPVLQDWVQASQVRWGLHADHRASFQLDQDPQAAHGHTWRFGLQRMLLGYAVGQDAPAWHGIEPYGEPSGLQAAVLGGLARFLDTLDHYWRLLSESATPAQWGGHLQALLDDFFLTEADEAMPLNQFRERLQDWLQYCETADFQEPLPSAIVVEHCLSGLDQGGLSQRFFAGAVTFATLMPMRAIPFRQVCLLGMHDGAFPRVRPPSDMDLMALNPRSGDRSRREDDRYLFLEALLSARDRLTISWVGHSIQDNAEQPPSVLVAQLRDHLDRGWSLADGGPSVAQALSCHHPLQPFSRRYFPLQAASGPQGLFTYAAEWRMAHAPQESVAAAPGLPPLVPSDAPLTLQALRTFLLGPVRMFYQQRLHINFYEADLAFPDNEPYVHDKLEQWQLKDTLLMAASQALDAISTDTPDTASMQSAADQAVWQCLARLQGSGALVGGGLGKLTMQDLYAQLQKPLNEYIQACEQWPVCWAEPLRLSATLQDPWGGNWLFQDLLSQWRQNPSGEWCRLLLQASHVVDSSNHYRFKSLMTAWVAHVAAHVQGRVLTTILMSPKGSVTFAPLDREDALAVWQAWWEAYFQGLCAPLPMEISAAGAWLRSGGRQADDLDGRAGQAAQEAYDYAVQNDSYLARSYPDFQALQASRQFYPLAGQLYGALNDSLPAKKSSKKATP is encoded by the coding sequence ATGCAGCAAGACGCAAGCGAACTGACGCCTGGCCTGGTGCTGGTGCATGGCAATCGGGCTGAACAGCTGCGTGATGTGCTGGTGACGTGGATGCGGCACAGTCCGTTGGCACCGTTGGAAAATGAATGCCTGCTGGTGCAAAGCAATGGCATTGCCCAGTGGCTGCGGCTGGCCTTGGCGCAGAATGACTGCGGCGGGATTGCCGCTGCCCTGGATTTTCTGCTGCCGTCGCGCTTTATGTGGCAGGCCTATCGCAGCGTGCTGGGGCCCGACGCTGTACCCGAGGATTCACCCCTGGATAAGGACGCCTTGATCTGGCGCTTGATGCGCTTGTTGCCCACCTTGGTGGGGCGGCCTGAATACGAGGTGCTGCAGCGTTTTCTGGCCAATGATGATGGAGCGCGCAAGCGCTATCAATTGGCCGCCCGGTTGGCGGATTTGTTCGATCAGTATCAGGTCTATCGGGCCGATTGGCTGCAGGCCTGGTCCGAGGGCCGGATTTGTTTGCCGGATGCGCGTGGCGTTGCCCAGGAAATTCCCCCGACGCAGGCCTGGCAGGCGCACTTATGGCAGGCGCTGCTGGATGATTTGCAGACGGATATGGACCCGGAGGTGGTTCAGGCGGGGCGTGTGGTGGGCCGGGCGGCGATCCACGAAGCTTTCATGGCTCGGGTGATGACGGATGAATCCGCCCCCAGGCCGCAGGGCTTGCCGCGCCGCATTCTGGTGTTTGGTGTGTCGGCCATGCCCCGCCAGACCCTGGAAGCCCTGGCGGGTCTGTCGCGCTGGGTGCAGGTGCTGGTGTGCGTGCATAACCCTTGTGCTCACTATTGGGCCGACATCCAGGGCGACCGCGATGTGTTGCGTGCACAGTTTCGTCGTCAGGCGCGCCGACCCGGCATGCCGGATATGCTGGACGAGGCTGCCTTGCACCAGCAAACGCATCCTTTGTTGGCCTCCTGGGGACGCCAGGGGCGTGATTACATCAGCTTGCTGGACGAGTTCGACGACCCTGCCCAGCGCAGCCGCTGGAGTCCGGTATTTGCGGCCTTGCATCAACGGATCGATGCCTTCGAGGCGTTGGCCGGCACCACGCTGCTGGAGCAGTTGCAGGAAGATATTCGCGACCTGCGGCCAGTGGCCGAGACGCGTGCGTTGTGGCCTGCGGTAGATCCTGTGCAGGATGATTCGCTGCGCTTTCAGGTGGCCCACAGCGCCCAGCGCGAGGTTGAAGTCCTGCAGGATCAATTGCTGGCGGCCTTTCAGGCGGACCCGACGCTGCAGCCTCGTGATGTCATCGTCATGGTGCCCGACATAGAAGCCTATGCCCCTTATATTCAAGCAGTGTTTGGCCTGTATGGGCGCAAGGACTGGCGCCATATTCCCTATGCGTTGGCCGATCGCAGCACGCGCCATGCCGATCCCTTGGTCGTGGTGCTGGAACAGCTGCTGACCTTGCCACAGCATCGACTGGGCATTAACGAAGTCCTGGAGTGGCTGGCGCTGCCGGCCTTGCGTCAGCGCTTTGATATTGCCGCCGAGGACCTGCCGGTGTTGCAGGACTGGGTGCAGGCCTCCCAGGTGCGCTGGGGGCTGCATGCCGACCATCGGGCCAGCTTCCAACTGGATCAGGACCCGCAGGCCGCCCATGGGCATACGTGGCGCTTCGGCCTGCAGCGCATGCTGCTGGGCTATGCCGTGGGCCAGGATGCTCCCGCCTGGCACGGCATTGAGCCCTATGGCGAACCTTCAGGTTTGCAGGCGGCGGTATTGGGGGGACTGGCGCGGTTTTTGGATACGCTGGATCATTATTGGCGGCTGCTGTCAGAGTCCGCGACACCGGCTCAGTGGGGCGGACATCTGCAGGCCTTGCTGGATGATTTTTTCTTGACTGAAGCCGATGAGGCCATGCCGCTGAATCAGTTTCGCGAACGCTTGCAGGATTGGCTGCAATATTGCGAGACGGCGGATTTTCAGGAACCTCTGCCTTCGGCCATTGTGGTCGAACACTGCCTGTCAGGCCTGGACCAGGGCGGCTTGTCGCAACGTTTTTTTGCCGGTGCAGTGACTTTCGCCACCCTGATGCCCATGCGCGCCATCCCGTTTCGTCAGGTGTGCCTGTTGGGCATGCACGACGGGGCATTCCCCCGGGTGCGGCCACCATCGGACATGGACTTGATGGCCCTGAACCCACGCTCGGGGGATCGATCCCGGCGCGAGGATGACCGTTATCTGTTTCTGGAGGCCTTGTTATCCGCCCGTGACCGTCTGACAATATCGTGGGTGGGACACAGCATCCAGGACAATGCCGAACAGCCGCCTTCCGTGCTGGTGGCGCAGCTGCGGGATCACCTGGATCGGGGCTGGTCCCTGGCCGATGGCGGGCCATCTGTCGCGCAGGCACTCAGTTGTCATCATCCTTTGCAGCCGTTTAGCCGACGGTATTTTCCCCTGCAAGCCGCCAGCGGCCCACAGGGCCTGTTTACCTATGCCGCCGAATGGCGGATGGCACATGCGCCCCAGGAATCGGTGGCAGCCGCGCCGGGCTTGCCGCCTCTGGTGCCGTCAGATGCCCCTTTGACTTTGCAAGCCTTGCGGACTTTTTTACTTGGCCCGGTGCGGATGTTTTACCAGCAGCGACTGCATATCAATTTTTACGAAGCTGATCTGGCGTTTCCGGATAATGAGCCTTATGTGCACGACAAACTTGAACAATGGCAGCTCAAAGACACGCTGTTGATGGCTGCTTCCCAGGCCTTGGACGCCATATCGACCGATACGCCCGATACGGCATCGATGCAGAGCGCAGCGGATCAGGCGGTTTGGCAGTGCTTGGCGCGGCTGCAGGGCAGCGGGGCCTTGGTTGGGGGGGGGCTGGGCAAGCTGACTATGCAGGATTTATATGCCCAGCTGCAAAAACCCTTGAATGAGTACATTCAGGCCTGCGAACAATGGCCCGTTTGTTGGGCCGAGCCGCTGCGCTTGAGTGCAACGCTGCAGGACCCCTGGGGAGGCAACTGGCTATTCCAGGATTTGTTGTCGCAGTGGCGTCAGAACCCAAGCGGCGAGTGGTGCCGCCTGCTGTTGCAGGCATCGCATGTGGTTGATAGCAGTAATCATTATCGCTTCAAGAGCCTGATGACCGCCTGGGTGGCGCATGTGGCGGCGCATGTGCAGGGGCGGGTGTTGACGACGATTCTGATGTCGCCCAAGGGCAGTGTCACGTTTGCCCCGCTGGATCGGGAGGATGCCCTGGCGGTATGGCAGGCGTGGTGGGAGGCGTATTTTCAGGGCTTGTGCGCGCCATTGCCCATGGAAATCAGTGCGGCGGGGGCCTGGCTGCGCAGTGGTGGCCGCCAGGCGGACGACCTGGACGGACGGGCCGGGCAGGCTGCACAGGAGGCCTACGACTATGCCGTGCAAAATGACTCCTACTTGGCCAGAAGCTATCCGGATTTTCAGGCATTACAGGCTAGTCGGCAGTTTTATCCACTGGCTGGCCAGCTGTATGGTGCCTTGAATGACAGCCTGCCCGCCAAGAAATCTTCAAAAAAGGCCACGCCATGA
- the recB gene encoding exodeoxyribonuclease V subunit beta, translating into MNAGETIQSLIPEVDPLTFSLPGSHLIEASAGTGKTWTIAALYVRLVLGHGELPALLPGQILVLTFTEAAAQELRDRIRRRLSEAATGFAAGLEVEPAPDLADAYLQALRATYPPDRWAACARLLDLAAQSMDEAAISTIHAWCMRALKEHAFDSAMLFEQEMLTDLGELTRTLAWDYWRSNVAGLDDASLAEVLKIWRDPDALAWAYGAILTQEGLPSKPAMMLSGLCADMLQVRAAALAAIKADWQPRIQALDAWLDVNRSQIGRMNDVDRWMRSLHDWLALTDQPPFDAKSAAWKGLSAEGLAARWKGKDPMPDSPEASQALDQLRQALDSLPTLDQPIREHALGWLADRLHQTLASRSAMGFDGLLTGLAHALKGVRGEPLAQTLRQQFPVVLIDEFQDTDPVQYRIFDRIYQVAQPIAGTALIFIGDPKQAIYGFRGADVQTYLQAAQACQGRVQTLKRNYRSSRALVQAVNHVFDRQTGAPVFPTGQADQEIAFHAVQAQGRDEVWVVDEDPVTAMQAWPIKGADQDAIGVTTLRPLAAQACARQLAHWLRLGRAGRAGFQSPQGFRPVVAADMAILVNKRDEAGLVREALSALGIRSVYLSDNRSVFESAVAQDLGFILAACAHPGDEQTIRAALATPLLGLSTAQLAKLVDNEWAWDDQVEGFQRYRQRWQWRGVLPMLRQLLHDFSVPARLLAQGAEGERQLTDCLHLAELLQQASAQLDGEEALLHYLALQRDAQLAQADAEGSRRVRLESDEALVRVVTVHKSKGLEYPLVFLPFVSCGLWEKPGAGPHALHVDGQRQWLLQLNAAQHAQLQAERLGEETRKFYVALTRARHAVWLALADTGRPSGVAHVLGGNIFAAWEERCQTHPAQFAWGEDIQADVQPSADDLATEAALGPARRLSSVLFSQHWEIASYSGLQLADAPPRPAVRMPPDTAAEDVLLEESLSLDAGWGTGSDDRLVTCLADFPRGSQAGTFLHGLLEWAAQRQFRHLDGARDMIARRCAVRGWETQIDGLHQWLLGVVSVEWRPLLPGAPGLRLDRLPVSLAEMEFWLPTDQVSVAELDRLITAHTFDGAARPALAADHLNGLFKGFIDLTVQLDDGRYYVLDYKSNHLGQHWRDYDPSALQKAMCAARYDVQMMLYVLALHRQLRARLPDYDYTRHLGGAIYLFLRGQETPGQGLVSLCPSQVLIESLDTLFAGGLGLS; encoded by the coding sequence ATGAATGCCGGCGAGACAATTCAGTCCCTGATTCCCGAGGTTGACCCACTGACGTTTTCGCTGCCGGGCAGCCATTTGATCGAGGCCAGTGCCGGTACGGGCAAGACCTGGACGATTGCCGCCCTGTATGTGCGTCTGGTGCTGGGACATGGAGAATTACCCGCCCTTTTGCCGGGGCAAATCCTGGTGCTGACCTTTACGGAGGCCGCCGCCCAGGAGCTGCGGGACCGTATCCGCCGCCGCCTGTCGGAGGCCGCCACCGGGTTTGCTGCCGGACTGGAGGTTGAGCCTGCGCCCGATCTGGCCGATGCTTATCTGCAGGCTTTGCGTGCCACCTATCCGCCTGATCGGTGGGCGGCGTGTGCGCGCTTGCTGGATCTGGCGGCACAGTCCATGGACGAGGCCGCGATTTCCACGATACATGCCTGGTGCATGCGGGCGCTGAAAGAACATGCCTTTGATAGTGCCATGCTGTTCGAACAAGAAATGCTGACCGATCTGGGCGAGTTGACGCGGACATTGGCCTGGGATTATTGGCGCAGCAATGTGGCCGGGCTGGATGATGCGTCGTTGGCCGAGGTGCTGAAAATCTGGCGCGACCCGGATGCCTTGGCCTGGGCCTATGGCGCAATCCTGACGCAGGAAGGCCTGCCCTCGAAACCGGCAATGATGTTGTCGGGGTTGTGCGCCGATATGTTGCAAGTGCGTGCTGCCGCGCTGGCGGCAATCAAGGCGGATTGGCAACCCAGGATTCAGGCCTTGGATGCTTGGCTCGACGTCAATCGCAGCCAGATAGGCAGGATGAATGACGTAGACCGCTGGATGCGGAGCCTGCATGATTGGCTGGCGCTGACGGATCAGCCGCCGTTCGACGCGAAATCGGCGGCCTGGAAGGGGCTGTCAGCCGAAGGTCTGGCGGCCCGCTGGAAGGGCAAAGATCCGATGCCGGATAGCCCCGAGGCCAGCCAGGCCTTGGACCAATTGCGCCAGGCGCTGGATTCTTTGCCGACGCTGGATCAGCCGATACGCGAACATGCCCTGGGCTGGCTTGCGGATAGGCTGCATCAGACCCTGGCCAGCCGCAGCGCCATGGGTTTCGATGGCCTGCTGACGGGCTTGGCGCACGCCCTCAAAGGCGTGCGTGGCGAACCCCTGGCGCAGACCTTGCGCCAGCAGTTTCCCGTTGTGCTGATTGATGAGTTTCAGGACACAGACCCGGTGCAATACCGGATTTTTGACCGCATCTATCAGGTCGCGCAACCCATTGCGGGGACTGCCCTGATCTTTATCGGCGATCCGAAGCAGGCGATTTACGGCTTTCGGGGGGCGGATGTACAGACCTATCTGCAGGCCGCCCAAGCGTGCCAGGGCCGGGTCCAGACCTTGAAGCGCAATTACCGGTCTTCCCGGGCTTTGGTGCAGGCCGTCAATCATGTTTTTGATCGACAGACGGGCGCCCCGGTGTTTCCCACGGGGCAGGCGGACCAGGAGATTGCGTTTCATGCCGTGCAGGCACAAGGGCGCGACGAGGTCTGGGTGGTTGACGAAGACCCGGTGACCGCTATGCAGGCTTGGCCCATCAAAGGAGCAGATCAGGATGCGATCGGCGTGACGACCCTGCGTCCCCTGGCGGCCCAGGCTTGCGCCCGACAACTGGCGCATTGGCTGCGGCTGGGGCGCGCGGGTCGGGCGGGATTTCAGTCGCCGCAGGGTTTTCGCCCGGTGGTCGCGGCGGATATGGCCATCTTGGTCAATAAGCGGGACGAGGCTGGCCTGGTGCGCGAGGCCTTGTCGGCATTGGGCATTCGCAGTGTGTACTTGTCGGATAACCGTTCGGTGTTCGAGTCTGCCGTGGCGCAGGATCTGGGTTTTATTCTGGCGGCCTGCGCCCATCCGGGCGACGAGCAAACGATTCGGGCGGCGTTGGCGACTCCCTTATTGGGCTTGAGCACAGCCCAATTGGCCAAGCTGGTCGACAACGAGTGGGCCTGGGATGACCAGGTAGAGGGCTTTCAGCGCTACCGGCAGCGCTGGCAATGGCGGGGGGTCTTGCCCATGCTGCGCCAGTTATTGCATGATTTTTCAGTGCCTGCGCGGCTACTGGCCCAAGGGGCTGAAGGCGAACGGCAACTGACTGATTGCCTGCATCTGGCCGAATTACTGCAACAGGCCAGCGCTCAATTGGATGGTGAAGAAGCCTTGCTGCATTACCTGGCTTTGCAGCGCGATGCCCAGTTGGCGCAAGCCGATGCCGAGGGCAGTCGCCGCGTGCGGCTGGAAAGCGACGAGGCTTTGGTGCGCGTGGTCACCGTCCACAAATCCAAAGGCCTGGAATATCCCCTGGTATTTTTGCCGTTCGTATCCTGTGGGTTGTGGGAAAAACCAGGCGCCGGACCGCATGCTTTGCACGTGGATGGCCAACGCCAGTGGCTGCTGCAGCTGAATGCAGCCCAACATGCCCAGTTGCAGGCGGAACGCCTGGGCGAGGAAACCCGCAAGTTCTATGTGGCCCTGACCCGTGCGCGCCATGCGGTCTGGCTGGCCCTGGCCGATACCGGGCGGCCTAGCGGGGTGGCGCATGTGCTGGGTGGCAATATCTTTGCCGCGTGGGAAGAGCGTTGCCAGACGCACCCGGCGCAGTTCGCCTGGGGAGAGGACATCCAGGCGGATGTTCAGCCATCGGCAGACGATCTGGCGACGGAAGCTGCATTGGGGCCTGCCCGGCGACTGTCCAGCGTCTTGTTCTCGCAGCACTGGGAGATTGCCAGTTATTCAGGCCTGCAGTTGGCCGATGCGCCGCCGCGGCCAGCCGTCCGGATGCCGCCGGACACGGCAGCCGAAGATGTTTTGCTGGAGGAATCCCTGTCGCTGGACGCAGGCTGGGGCACGGGGTCGGATGACCGTCTCGTGACGTGTCTGGCCGATTTTCCCCGAGGCAGCCAGGCGGGTACTTTTTTGCATGGCCTGCTGGAATGGGCGGCCCAGCGCCAATTTCGTCATCTGGACGGTGCCCGTGACATGATTGCCCGCCGCTGCGCGGTACGGGGCTGGGAAACCCAGATTGATGGTTTGCATCAGTGGCTGTTGGGAGTGGTGTCTGTGGAGTGGCGCCCGTTATTGCCGGGGGCGCCTGGGCTGCGCCTGGATCGTCTGCCGGTCAGCCTGGCGGAAATGGAATTCTGGTTGCCGACAGATCAGGTATCCGTGGCCGAATTGGATCGTCTGATCACCGCCCATACATTTGATGGAGCGGCCCGTCCGGCCTTGGCTGCGGATCATCTGAATGGCTTGTTCAAGGGCTTTATCGACTTGACGGTGCAGCTGGACGATGGCCGCTACTACGTGCTCGATTACAAATCCAATCACTTGGGGCAGCATTGGCGGGATTATGATCCGTCTGCCTTGCAAAAGGCCATGTGTGCGGCGCGTTACGACGTGCAGATGATGCTGTATGTGCTGGCCCTGCATCGCCAGCTGCGCGCACGTTTGCCGGATTATGACTACACCCGCCACCTGGGCGGAGCCATTTATCTGTTTTTACGGGGCCAGGAAACACCAGGACAGGGTTTGGTTTCCCTGTGTCCCTCCCAGGTCTTGATTGAATCCCTGGATACCTTGTTTGCCGGAGGCCTTGGCTTGTCATGA